The proteins below come from a single Seriola aureovittata isolate HTS-2021-v1 ecotype China chromosome 23, ASM2101889v1, whole genome shotgun sequence genomic window:
- the LOC130164647 gene encoding uncharacterized protein LOC130164647 has product MRSFTVATASFLCCVSWISVSVSQSQTVEVQSGEDVTLHCSNISRSPTTTEWFRLVNRTKASCISSMFNSEKKAFFCDGFQNRFEMSSNISTVFLKIKRVDISDSGLYFCGFYKVAHTVITDTIHLNVQGNNESDYEEDCNSEEIPGGMTNLMSVVLGGLTVFLTIVVIVLAVKIRKLQKAVNEEPQTERNKNLGSGDLNYAALSFQTKPKRNRRPASERELEPNVVYAATR; this is encoded by the exons ATGAGGAGCTTCACCGTGGCAACAGCATCATTTCTCTGCTGCGTCA gctggatctctgtctcagtgtctcagtctcagactgtGGAGGTCCAGTCTGGTGAAGACGTCACACTGCACTGCTCCAACATTTCCAGAAGTCCAACTACGACAGAGTGGTTCAGACTGGTCAACAGAACCAAAGCCAGCTGTATCTCCTCTATGTtcaattctgaaaaaaaagctttcttCTGTGATGGATTTCAAAATAGATTTGAAATGAGCTCCAACATCTCAACTGTCTTTCTCAAGATCAAGAGAGTGGATATATCTGACTCTGGACTGTATTTCTGTGGATTTTACAAAGTCGCACACACAGTCATCACCGatacaatacatttaaatgttcaaG GTAATAATGAATCTGATTATGAAGAGGATTGTAACTCTGAAG AAATACCTGGTGGAATGACAAACCTGATGAGTGTGGTGCTGGGGGGTCTGACTGTTTTCCTCACTATAGTCGTCATTGTTCTGGCTGTTAAAATCAGGAAACTTCAGAAAG CTGTGAATGAAGaaccacagacagaaagaaacaag AATCTGGGCTCAGGTGACCTGAACTATGCAGCTCTAAGTTTCCAGACCAAACCAAAAAGAAACCGCAGGCCTGcatcagagagagagctggagcccAATGTTGTGTACGCTGCCACCAGATAG
- the LOC130164856 gene encoding uncharacterized protein LOC130164856 yields MRSFTLITALLLYSYRVNLLLCLLFVSGWISVSVSVSQSQTVKVQSGEDVTLLCSNISRSPTQTDWFRVVNRTKASCISSMYESGNEASFCDGFQNRFEMSSNISTVFLKIKKVDVSDSGLYFCGFYKGKHTVITDAIHLNVKGNNESDYEEDCNSEEIPGGMTNLMSVVLGGLTVLLTIVVIVLAVKISKLQKAVNEKPQPERKKNLGSGDLNYAALSFQTKPKRNHRPASERELEPNVVYAATR; encoded by the exons ATGAGGAGCTTCACTTTAATAACAGCTTTACTTCTCTACAGCTACA GAGTAAATCTCTtgttgtgtctgctgtttgtttcaggctggatctctgtctctgtctcagtctctcagtctcagactgtGAAGGTCCAGTCTGGTGAAGACGTCACACTGCTGTGCTCCAACATTTCCAGAAGTCCAACTCAGACAGACTGGTTCAGAGTGGTCAACAGAACCAAAGCCAGCTGTATCTCCTCTATGTATGAGTCTGGAAATGAAGCTTCATTCTGTGATGGATTTCAAAATAGATTTGAAATGAGCTCCAACATCTCTACTGTCTTTCTGAAGATCAAGAAAGTGGATGTATCTGACTCTGGACTGTATTTCTGTGGATTTTACAAAGGCAAACATACAGTCATCACTGATgcaatacatttaaatgttaaag GTAATAATGAATCTGATTATGAAGAGGATTGTAACTCTGAAG AAATACCTGGTGGAATGACAAACCTGATGAGTGTGGTGCTGGGGGGTCTGACTGTTTTGCTCACTATAGTCGTCATTGTTCTGGCTGTTAAAATCAGCAAACTTCAAAAAG CTGTGAATGAAAAGCCGCAGCCAGAAAGAAAGAAG aaTCTGGGCTCAGGTGACCTGAACTACGCAGCTCTAAGTTTCCAGACCAAACCAAAAAGAAACCACAGGCCTGcatcagagagagagctggagcccAATGTTGTGTACGCTGCCACCAGATAG
- the LOC130164857 gene encoding uncharacterized protein LOC130164857, producing the protein FQSVILIEAKKKRKPANVSLTLYVFEPVHLSAVIQSAKVKQDTGVVSVGVGDNVTLHCFYDSQVSMHFSWYRQTLGSRPELLSTIYKYDKPSKVFHWLEKNPRFSVQMKEMINHLHISDVHLSDSATYFCGSSHSNMVEFGEGVFLNVKEARLQKIVQGPVSETIQRGGSVTLNCTVHTGNCDGDRSVYWFRHGHHQGILYTHESQCKHVSTPGSPSQSCVYHLQRKNLSSSDAGTYYCAVASCGEILFGNGSKLLVTDYVKDQMAQTSIFVWFSIIRTGILVFFVMVCLLVYMYKSW; encoded by the exons tttcagtctGTGATTCTAATTGAAGCTAAAAAGAAACGAAAACCAGCTAATGTTTCTTTAACATTATATGTTTTTGAACCAGTTCACCTGTCGGCTGTGATCCAGTCGGCAAAAGTCAAACAAGACACTGGTGTTGTATCTGTCGGTGTTGGGGACAATGTGACTTTACATTGTTTCTATGACAGCCAAGTGTCGATGCACTTCTCCTGGTACCGACAAACCTTAGGAAGCAGACCTGAGCTCCTGTCTACGATTTACAAATACGACAAACCTTCCAAAGTCTTCCACTGGTTGGAGAAGAACCCTCGTTTCTCTGTACAGATGAAGGAAATGATCAATCATTTACACATCTCTGACGTCCACCTCTCAGATTCAGCCACATACTTCTGTGGAAGCTCACACTCCAACATGGTGGAATTTGGAGAGGGGGTCTTCTTAAATGTCAAAG AAGCCAGACTCCAGAAAATTGTCCAGGGGCCAGTGTCTGAGACCATACAGCGTGGAGGCTCTGTGACTTTAAACTGTACAGTTCACACTGGGAACTGTGATGGGGATCGCAGTGTTTACTGGTTCAGACATGGACATCACCAAGGAATTCTTTACACACACGAAAGTCAGTGTAAACACGTCTCTACACCAGGGTCTCcttcacagagctgtgtgtACCATTTGCAGAGGAAGAACCTGAGCTCCTCTGATGCTGGAACCTACTACTGTGCTGTGGCCTCCTGTGGGGAGATACTGTTTGGTAATGGAAGCAAGTTGCTTGTCACAGATTATGTTAAAGACCAAATGGCACAGACGAGTATCTTTGTCTGGTTCTCCATCATTAGAACTGGGATCCTCGTGTTCTTTGTAATGGTTTGTCTTTTGGTTTACATGTATAAGAGCTGGTAA
- the LOC130164972 gene encoding immunoglobulin kappa light chain-like, with the protein MTPPSFAVYFTCLFLANMAHLSSLKQLSLYFESADVGDSVTLQCVCQDDEAVMFYWYKQTLGQKPKLMSTLYKHNNNGSFTGEFNNPRFSLDTGNRENTLKISHLHISDSATYYCVRSNLYEFEFCEGTTVTVQDSGLNIQASVHQSGSETIQPGGSVTLNCTVHTGTCDGEHSVYWFKDSEESHPGLIYTHGGRNDQCERKSNTQPHICDYNLPMQSLNLSHAGTYYCAVASCGRILFGNGTKLDVEDGASSVVLVYFLSGALALTSILVVFLAFSVYKIYKRNFQCTDSATSTPNAELCQDAENLHYAALKAPTVNRSRRQRDDTLGECVYSSVRQ; encoded by the exons ATGACACCTCCAAGCTTTGCTGTGTATTTCACATGCCTGTTCTTGGCAAATATGG CTCATTTGTCATCTTTGAAACaattatcattatattttgaATCAGCTGATGTTGGGGACAGTGTGACTTTGCAGTGCGTCTGTCAGGATGATGAGGCAGTGATGTTTTACTGGTACAAGCAAACTCTGGGTCAGAAGCCAAAGCTGATGTCtacattatataaacataacaacaacGGCAGCTTTACTGGTGAATTTAACAATCCACGTTTCTCACTGgacactggaaacagggaaaataCCTTGAAGATATcacatttgcacatttcagACTCAGCTACTTACTACTGTGTACGTAGCAACTTATATGAGTTTGAATTTTGTGAGGGCACGACTGTCACTGTGCAAGATTCAGGTTTGAACATCCAGGCTTCGGTCCATCAGTCCGGATCTGAGACCATCCAGCCAGGAGGCTCTGTGACTCTCaactgtacagtacacactggGACCTGTGATGGAGAACACAGTGTTTACTGGTTCAAAGACTCTGAAGAATCTCATCCAGGACTCATTTACACTCATGGAGGCAGGAATGATCAGTGTGAGAGGAAATCTAATACACAACCACACATTTGTGATTACAACTTGCCGATGCAGAGCCTGAATCTTTCTCATGCTGGGACCTACTACTGTGCTGTTGCTTCATGTGGACGCATACTGTTTGGAAACGGGACCAAGCTGGACGTTGAGG ACGGTGCGAGCTCTGTTGTCTTGGTGTACTTCTTGAGCGGAGCTTTGGCGCTCACCTCCatcctggttgtttttttggcattctcAGTTTACAAGATTTACAAAAGAAACTTCCAATGTACAG ACTCAGCAACCTCTACTCCAAATGCAGAG TTATGTCAAGATGCAGAAAACCTTCATTATGCTGCTTTAAAGGCTCCTACGGTCAACAGATCgagaagacagagggatgacACCCTGGGTGAATGTGTGTACTCCAGTGTAAGGCAGTAG